Proteins from a single region of Xenopus laevis strain J_2021 chromosome 9_10S, Xenopus_laevis_v10.1, whole genome shotgun sequence:
- the zmynd8.S gene encoding protein kinase C-binding protein 1 isoform X4 yields the protein MDLTHSLADEEIKTEEEVVEGMDVTTRSKGPAVAFPEGLPQDHGDSQQSNPGSTERPGQKRRFPSPQHSSNGHSPQDSSTSPSKKKKKPIMINSNNKEQSELRHGPFYYMKQPLTTDPVDVVPQDGRNDFYCWVCHREGQVLCCELCPRVYHAKCLKLTAEPEGDWFCPECEKITVAECIETQSKAMTMLTIEQLSYLLKFALQKMKQPGTEPFQKPVSLEQHPDYAEYIFYPMDLSTLEKNVKKKMYGCTEAFLAEAKWILHNCIIYNGGNHKLTQTAKVIIKICEHEMNEIEVCPECYLAACQKRENWFCEPCSNPHPLVWAKLKGFPFWPAKALRDKDGQVDARFFGQHDRAWVPMNNCYLMSKEIPFSVKKTKSIFNSAMQEMEVYVENIRKRFGVFNYAPFRTPYTPNNQYQMLLDTGNPSAGTAKTDKQEKIKLNFDMTASPKILMSKPLLNSSSGRRISLTDMPRSPMSTNSSVHTGSDVEQEAEKKVASSLFSASEESMDFTDKSTASPKSTKTGHGGGITDSPKPFSPQSTPVSSKQERSATTGSILNLNLDRSKAEMDLQELSESVLQQSTPTPLVSPKRQIRSRFQLNLDKTIESCKAQLGINEISDDVYTAVEHSDSEEYEKTDSSDSEYASDEEPKTKNEHGEDKVKAEKESSSSSSSASSFKKKAKPPASADTKDNTKITSTAAEKAADIPSKDKSGPEAPKEGIEKAKSAAKEKLKGKDETDSPTVRLGLDSDSESELVIDLGEDQAGREGRKHKKEAKETLAKQQESKSPAVSNTSGQPQPETPILTRSATQAIPAVGVTVTTSALATVPVATASTGSPTKKQRPLLPKETVPTVQRVVWNSSSKFQTSSQKWHMQKVQRQQQQQQPVAAAATTAAATAATAVPQSPTGTRYQTRQAVKAVQQKDVIPATTTSTITLVTNAPPLAVAATPSNTLNPPISTDLPIATASADVAADIAKYTSKMMDAIKGTMTEIYNDLSKNTTGSTIAEIRRLRIEIEKLQWLHQQELAEMKHNLELTMAEMRQSLEQERDRLTAEVKKQMELEKQQAVDETKKKQWCANCKKEAIFYCCWNTSYCDYPCQQAHWPEHMKSCTQSATATQQEPDPELSTDKSTQPTSSIQPQSTEGSSTPKEKEVDKSKESVTIATGVTSSQPIKLLQVSQVFVPTTHPTINIPVAVSPTVGSVRAGVQYVQTTVQVRRV from the exons GTCCAGCTGTGGCATTCCCAGAAGGCCTACCACAAGATCATGGAGACAGTCAGCAGTCTA ATCCTGGCTCCACAGAACGACCCGGCCAAAAGCGGAGGTTTCCCAGCCCCCAGCATTCATCCAATGGCCATTCCCCTCAAGACTCCTCAACAAGCCcgagcaaaaagaaaaagaaacccatcatGATCAACAGTAATAATAAAGAACAG TCAGAGCTAAGGCATGGTCCGTTTTACTATATGAAGCAGCCACTCACCACAGACCCTGTTGATGTTGTACCGCAGGATGGCCGAAACGATTTCTACTGCTGGGTTTGTCATCGGGAAGGTCAAGTTCTGTGCTGTGAGCTCTGCCCAAGAGTTTACCATGCTAAGTGTCTGAAACTGACAGCTGAACCTGAGGGCGATTGGTTTTGCCCTGAGTGTGAG AAAATCACAGTTGCAGAATGCATAGAGACACAGAGCAAAGCAATGACAATGCTGACCATTGAACAGCTGTCTTATCTGCTTAAATTTGCACTACAGAAGATGAAGCAGCCTGGG ACAGAGCCATTCCAGAAGCCGGTATCTTTGGAGCAACACCCTGATtatgcagaatatatattttatcctaTGGATCTTAGTACCTTAGAAAAG aatgtaaagaagaaaatgTACGGTTGCACGGAAGCTTTTCTGGCTGAAGCCAAATGGATTTTACACAACTGCATTATTTACAACGGTG GCAATCACAAGCTGACACAAACCGCAAAAGTCATAATCAAGATTTGTGAGCATGAG ATGAATGAAATCGAAGTCTGCCCTGAATGTTATTTAGCTGCTTGCCAAAAAAGAGAGAATTGGTTTTGTGAACCCTGT AGCAATCCACACCCATTGGTCTGGGCGAAATTAAAAGGATTTCCCTTCTGGCCTGCAAAAGCACTTAGAGATAAGGATGGACAGGTTGATGCACGATTCTTTGGTCAACATGACAG AGCCTGGGTACCAATGAATAACTGCTACCTCATGTCCAAAGAGATCcccttttctgtgaaaaaaacaaaaagcatttttaaCAGCGCTATGCAGGAGATGGAGGTCTACGTGGAGAACATCCGCAAGAGGTTTGGAGTTTTCAATTACGCCCCTTTTCGGACACCTTACACCCCTAACAACCAATACCAAATGCTGCTGGACACTGGGAACCCAAGCGCTGGAACGGCAAAGACCGATAAACAGGAGAAAATCAAACTGAACTTTGACATGACCGCTTCTCCGAAAATCCTGATGAGCAAACCCTTGCTGAACAGTAGCAGCGGGCGGCGGATCTCTCTAACGGACATGCCTCGCTCACCGATGAGCACAAACTCTTCTGTTCATACTGGATCCGACGTGGAACAGGAGGCGGAGAAGAAAGTGGCGTCAAGTCTCTTTAGCGCAAGTGAGGAATCCATGGACTTTACAGATAAGAGCACAG cCTCTCCTAAATCAACAAAAACAGGCCATGGGGGTGGTATAACAGACAGCCCCAAACCTTTCTCTCCTCAATCAACACCTGTATCTTCCAAGCAAGAGCGATCAGCAACCACTGGCAGCATCCTCAACCTCAATCTCG accgGAGCAAGGCAGAAATGGATTTACAAGAGCTCAGTGAATCGGTCTTACAGCAATCTACACCCACGCCGCTTGTATCCCCAAAGAGACAGATCCGGAGCAGATTTCAGCTTAATCTTGACAAAACcatagagagctgcaaagctcAATTAG GGATCAACGAAATTTCTGATGATGTCTACACGGCCGTGGAACACAGCGACTCGGAGGAATACGAGAAAACGGACAGCAGTGATAGCGAATATGCGAGCGACGAAGAGCCGAAAACCAAGAACGAACATGGCGAGGACAAggtcaaagctgaaaaagaatcctcctcttcttcttcttctgcatcATCGTTCAAGAAGAAAGCCAAGCCACCTGCCTCTGCTGATACCAAGGATAATACAAAAATCACTTCCACGGCAGCAGAGAAAGCAGCAGACATTCCCTCCAAAGATAAATCTGGTCCGGAAGCACCAAAAGAAGGAATCGAAAAGGCCAAAAGTGCTGCCAAGGAAAAGCTGAAAGGGAAAGATGAGACGGACTCTCCGACGGTCCGTCTTGGTTTGGACTCTGATTCTGAAAGTGAACTGGTAATAGATTTGGGAGAGGATCAGGCCGGGCGAGAAGGCCGCAAACACAAAAAAGAAGCCAAGGAAACACTGGCCAAGCAACAGGAAA GTAAATCCCCGGCTGTGTCAAACACCAGCGGCCAGCCCCAGCCAGAAACTCCCATCCTGACCCGGTCAGCAACTCAGGCAATCCCTGCAGTGGGTGTCACCGTGACAACCAGTGCCCTGGCAACGGTACCTGTAGCAACTGCTTCTACTGGGAGCCCCACCAAAAAGCAAAGGCCGTTGCTTCCTAAGGAAACAGTCCCTACTGTGCAGAGGGTGGTGTGGAATTCTTCCAGTAAATTTCAGACCTCATCCCAGAAATGGCATATGCAGAAAGTACAGAggcaacagcagcaacaacaaccagtagcagcagcagcaacaacagcagcagcaacagcagcaacagcagttCCGCAGTCTCCCACCGGAACCAGATACCAGACCAGACAGGCTGTGAAAG CTGTGCAACAGAAAGACGTAATTCCAGCCACTACAACCTCCACCATAACCCTCGTCACTAATGCCCCCCCACTCGCTGTGGCAGCAACCCCCTCAAACACCCTAAATCCTCCAATCAGCACCGACCTTCCAATTGCCACTGCTTCTGCTGATGTTGCTGCCGATATtgctaaatacaccagtaaa ATGATGGATGCGATAAAAGGGACGATGACTGAAATCTACAATGACTTGTCTAAAAACACTACTGGGAGCACCATAGCAGAG ATCCGAAGATTACGGATTGAAATTGAAAAGCTCCAGTGGCTTCACCAGCAGGAACTCGCTGAAATGAAACACAACCTTG AGCTAACAATGGCCGAGATGAGACAGAGTCTGGAGCAGGAGCGAGACCGGCTAACAGCAGAAGTAAAGAAGCAGATGGAGTTAGAAAAACAGCAAGCCGTGGATGAGACAAAAAAGAAGCAGTGGTGTGCCAACTGTAAAAAGGAAGCCATCTTTTATTGTTGTTGGAATACAAGTTACTGTGACTACCCTTGTCAGCAAGCCCATTGGCCAGAGCACATGAAATCATGCACCCAGTCAG CTACGGCCACACAGCAAGAGCCCGACCCCGAACTCAGCACCGATAAATCCACGCAGCCGACCTCTAGCATCCAACCACAGTCAACTGAAGGCAGCAGCACCCCAAAAGAAAAGGAGGTTGACAAAAGCAAAGAAAGTGTGACT ATAGCAACAGGTGTGACAAGCAGCCAGCCTATAAAACTGCTCCAGGTGTCGCAGGTGTTTGTCCCAACTACTCACCCCACAATT AACATCCCAGTCGCGGTGAGTCCAACTGTGGGTTCTGTGAGAGCAGGAGTGCAGTACGTTCAGACCACAGTACAAGTGAGACGGGTGTAG
- the zmynd8.S gene encoding protein kinase C-binding protein 1 isoform X6 produces MDLTHLADEEIKTEEEVVEGMDVTTRSKGPAVAFPEGLPQDHGDSQQSNPGSTERPGQKRRFPSPQHSSNGHSPQDSSTSPSKKKKKPIMINSNNKEQSELRHGPFYYMKQPLTTDPVDVVPQDGRNDFYCWVCHREGQVLCCELCPRVYHAKCLKLTAEPEGDWFCPECEKITVAECIETQSKAMTMLTIEQLSYLLKFALQKMKQPGTEPFQKPVSLEQHPDYAEYIFYPMDLSTLEKNVKKKMYGCTEAFLAEAKWILHNCIIYNGGNHKLTQTAKVIIKICEHEMNEIEVCPECYLAACQKRENWFCEPCSNPHPLVWAKLKGFPFWPAKALRDKDGQVDARFFGQHDRAWVPMNNCYLMSKEIPFSVKKTKSIFNSAMQEMEVYVENIRKRFGVFNYAPFRTPYTPNNQYQMLLDTGNPSAGTAKTDKQEKIKLNFDMTASPKILMSKPLLNSSSGRRISLTDMPRSPMSTNSSVHTGSDVEQEAEKKVASSLFSASEESMDFTDKSTASPKSTKTGHGGGITDSPKPFSPQSTPVSSKQERSATTGSILNLNLDRSKAEMDLQELSESVLQQSTPTPLVSPKRQIRSRFQLNLDKTIESCKAQLGINEISDDVYTAVEHSDSEEYEKTDSSDSEYASDEEPKTKNEHGEDKVKAEKESSSSSSSASSFKKKAKPPASADTKDNTKITSTAAEKAADIPSKDKSGPEAPKEGIEKAKSAAKEKLKGKDETDSPTVRLGLDSDSESELVIDLGEDQAGREGRKHKKEAKETLAKQQESKSPAVSNTSGQPQPETPILTRSATQAIPAVGVTVTTSALATVPVATASTGSPTKKQRPLLPKETVPTVQRVVWNSSSKFQTSSQKWHMQKVQRQQQQQQPVAAAATTAAATAATAVPQSPTGTRYQTRQAVKAVQQKDVIPATTTSTITLVTNAPPLAVAATPSNTLNPPISTDLPIATASADVAADIAKYTSKMMDAIKGTMTEIYNDLSKNTTGSTIAEIRRLRIEIEKLQWLHQQELAEMKHNLELTMAEMRQSLEQERDRLTAEVKKQMELEKQQAVDETKKKQWCANCKKEAIFYCCWNTSYCDYPCQQAHWPEHMKSCTQSATATQQEPDPELSTDKSTQPTSSIQPQSTEGSSTPKEKEVDKSKESVTIATGVTSSQPIKLLQVSQVFVPTTHPTINIPVAVSPTVGSVRAGVQYVQTTVQVRRV; encoded by the exons GTCCAGCTGTGGCATTCCCAGAAGGCCTACCACAAGATCATGGAGACAGTCAGCAGTCTA ATCCTGGCTCCACAGAACGACCCGGCCAAAAGCGGAGGTTTCCCAGCCCCCAGCATTCATCCAATGGCCATTCCCCTCAAGACTCCTCAACAAGCCcgagcaaaaagaaaaagaaacccatcatGATCAACAGTAATAATAAAGAACAG TCAGAGCTAAGGCATGGTCCGTTTTACTATATGAAGCAGCCACTCACCACAGACCCTGTTGATGTTGTACCGCAGGATGGCCGAAACGATTTCTACTGCTGGGTTTGTCATCGGGAAGGTCAAGTTCTGTGCTGTGAGCTCTGCCCAAGAGTTTACCATGCTAAGTGTCTGAAACTGACAGCTGAACCTGAGGGCGATTGGTTTTGCCCTGAGTGTGAG AAAATCACAGTTGCAGAATGCATAGAGACACAGAGCAAAGCAATGACAATGCTGACCATTGAACAGCTGTCTTATCTGCTTAAATTTGCACTACAGAAGATGAAGCAGCCTGGG ACAGAGCCATTCCAGAAGCCGGTATCTTTGGAGCAACACCCTGATtatgcagaatatatattttatcctaTGGATCTTAGTACCTTAGAAAAG aatgtaaagaagaaaatgTACGGTTGCACGGAAGCTTTTCTGGCTGAAGCCAAATGGATTTTACACAACTGCATTATTTACAACGGTG GCAATCACAAGCTGACACAAACCGCAAAAGTCATAATCAAGATTTGTGAGCATGAG ATGAATGAAATCGAAGTCTGCCCTGAATGTTATTTAGCTGCTTGCCAAAAAAGAGAGAATTGGTTTTGTGAACCCTGT AGCAATCCACACCCATTGGTCTGGGCGAAATTAAAAGGATTTCCCTTCTGGCCTGCAAAAGCACTTAGAGATAAGGATGGACAGGTTGATGCACGATTCTTTGGTCAACATGACAG AGCCTGGGTACCAATGAATAACTGCTACCTCATGTCCAAAGAGATCcccttttctgtgaaaaaaacaaaaagcatttttaaCAGCGCTATGCAGGAGATGGAGGTCTACGTGGAGAACATCCGCAAGAGGTTTGGAGTTTTCAATTACGCCCCTTTTCGGACACCTTACACCCCTAACAACCAATACCAAATGCTGCTGGACACTGGGAACCCAAGCGCTGGAACGGCAAAGACCGATAAACAGGAGAAAATCAAACTGAACTTTGACATGACCGCTTCTCCGAAAATCCTGATGAGCAAACCCTTGCTGAACAGTAGCAGCGGGCGGCGGATCTCTCTAACGGACATGCCTCGCTCACCGATGAGCACAAACTCTTCTGTTCATACTGGATCCGACGTGGAACAGGAGGCGGAGAAGAAAGTGGCGTCAAGTCTCTTTAGCGCAAGTGAGGAATCCATGGACTTTACAGATAAGAGCACAG cCTCTCCTAAATCAACAAAAACAGGCCATGGGGGTGGTATAACAGACAGCCCCAAACCTTTCTCTCCTCAATCAACACCTGTATCTTCCAAGCAAGAGCGATCAGCAACCACTGGCAGCATCCTCAACCTCAATCTCG accgGAGCAAGGCAGAAATGGATTTACAAGAGCTCAGTGAATCGGTCTTACAGCAATCTACACCCACGCCGCTTGTATCCCCAAAGAGACAGATCCGGAGCAGATTTCAGCTTAATCTTGACAAAACcatagagagctgcaaagctcAATTAG GGATCAACGAAATTTCTGATGATGTCTACACGGCCGTGGAACACAGCGACTCGGAGGAATACGAGAAAACGGACAGCAGTGATAGCGAATATGCGAGCGACGAAGAGCCGAAAACCAAGAACGAACATGGCGAGGACAAggtcaaagctgaaaaagaatcctcctcttcttcttcttctgcatcATCGTTCAAGAAGAAAGCCAAGCCACCTGCCTCTGCTGATACCAAGGATAATACAAAAATCACTTCCACGGCAGCAGAGAAAGCAGCAGACATTCCCTCCAAAGATAAATCTGGTCCGGAAGCACCAAAAGAAGGAATCGAAAAGGCCAAAAGTGCTGCCAAGGAAAAGCTGAAAGGGAAAGATGAGACGGACTCTCCGACGGTCCGTCTTGGTTTGGACTCTGATTCTGAAAGTGAACTGGTAATAGATTTGGGAGAGGATCAGGCCGGGCGAGAAGGCCGCAAACACAAAAAAGAAGCCAAGGAAACACTGGCCAAGCAACAGGAAA GTAAATCCCCGGCTGTGTCAAACACCAGCGGCCAGCCCCAGCCAGAAACTCCCATCCTGACCCGGTCAGCAACTCAGGCAATCCCTGCAGTGGGTGTCACCGTGACAACCAGTGCCCTGGCAACGGTACCTGTAGCAACTGCTTCTACTGGGAGCCCCACCAAAAAGCAAAGGCCGTTGCTTCCTAAGGAAACAGTCCCTACTGTGCAGAGGGTGGTGTGGAATTCTTCCAGTAAATTTCAGACCTCATCCCAGAAATGGCATATGCAGAAAGTACAGAggcaacagcagcaacaacaaccagtagcagcagcagcaacaacagcagcagcaacagcagcaacagcagttCCGCAGTCTCCCACCGGAACCAGATACCAGACCAGACAGGCTGTGAAAG CTGTGCAACAGAAAGACGTAATTCCAGCCACTACAACCTCCACCATAACCCTCGTCACTAATGCCCCCCCACTCGCTGTGGCAGCAACCCCCTCAAACACCCTAAATCCTCCAATCAGCACCGACCTTCCAATTGCCACTGCTTCTGCTGATGTTGCTGCCGATATtgctaaatacaccagtaaa ATGATGGATGCGATAAAAGGGACGATGACTGAAATCTACAATGACTTGTCTAAAAACACTACTGGGAGCACCATAGCAGAG ATCCGAAGATTACGGATTGAAATTGAAAAGCTCCAGTGGCTTCACCAGCAGGAACTCGCTGAAATGAAACACAACCTTG AGCTAACAATGGCCGAGATGAGACAGAGTCTGGAGCAGGAGCGAGACCGGCTAACAGCAGAAGTAAAGAAGCAGATGGAGTTAGAAAAACAGCAAGCCGTGGATGAGACAAAAAAGAAGCAGTGGTGTGCCAACTGTAAAAAGGAAGCCATCTTTTATTGTTGTTGGAATACAAGTTACTGTGACTACCCTTGTCAGCAAGCCCATTGGCCAGAGCACATGAAATCATGCACCCAGTCAG CTACGGCCACACAGCAAGAGCCCGACCCCGAACTCAGCACCGATAAATCCACGCAGCCGACCTCTAGCATCCAACCACAGTCAACTGAAGGCAGCAGCACCCCAAAAGAAAAGGAGGTTGACAAAAGCAAAGAAAGTGTGACT ATAGCAACAGGTGTGACAAGCAGCCAGCCTATAAAACTGCTCCAGGTGTCGCAGGTGTTTGTCCCAACTACTCACCCCACAATT AACATCCCAGTCGCGGTGAGTCCAACTGTGGGTTCTGTGAGAGCAGGAGTGCAGTACGTTCAGACCACAGTACAAGTGAGACGGGTGTAG
- the zmynd8.S gene encoding protein kinase C-binding protein 1 isoform X8 yields the protein MESGKAQTLSSPQGSQTQEAGNLSISSLADEEIKTEEEVVEGMDVTTRSKGPAVAFPEGLPQDHGDSQQSNPGSTERPGQKRRFPSPQHSSNGHSPQDSSTSPSKKKKKPIMINSNNKEQSELRHGPFYYMKQPLTTDPVDVVPQDGRNDFYCWVCHREGQVLCCELCPRVYHAKCLKLTAEPEGDWFCPECEKITVAECIETQSKAMTMLTIEQLSYLLKFALQKMKQPGTEPFQKPVSLEQHPDYAEYIFYPMDLSTLEKNVKKKMYGCTEAFLAEAKWILHNCIIYNGGNHKLTQTAKVIIKICEHEMNEIEVCPECYLAACQKRENWFCEPCSNPHPLVWAKLKGFPFWPAKALRDKDGQVDARFFGQHDRAWVPMNNCYLMSKEIPFSVKKTKSIFNSAMQEMEVYVENIRKRFGVFNYAPFRTPYTPNNQYQMLLDTGNPSAGTAKTDKQEKIKLNFDMTASPKILMSKPLLNSSSGRRISLTDMPRSPMSTNSSVHTGSDVEQEAEKKVASSLFSASEESMDFTDKSTASPKSTKTGHGGGITDSPKPFSPQSTPVSSKQERSATTGSILNLNLDRSKAEMDLQELSESVLQQSTPTPLVSPKRQIRSRFQLNLDKTIESCKAQLGINEISDDVYTAVEHSDSEEYEKTDSSDSEYASDEEPKTKNEHGEDKVKAEKESSSSSSSASSFKKKAKPPASADTKDNTKITSTAAEKAADIPSKDKSGPEAPKEGIEKAKSAAKEKLKGKDETDSPTVRLGLDSDSESELVIDLGEDQAGREGRKHKKEAKETLAKQQESKSPAVSNTSGQPQPETPILTRSATQAIPAVGVTVTTSALATVPVATASTGSPTKKQRPLLPKETVPTVQRVVWNSSSKFQTSSQKWHMQKVQRQQQQQQPVAAAATTAAATAATAVPQSPTGTRYQTRQAVKAVQQKDVIPATTTSTITLVTNAPPLAVAATPSNTLNPPISTDLPIATASADVAADIAKYTSKMMDAIKGTMTEIYNDLSKNTTGSTIAEIRRLRIEIEKLQWLHQQELAEMKHNLELTMAEMRQSLEQERDRLTAEVKKQMELEKQQAVDETKKKQWCANCKKEAIFYCCWNTSYCDYPCQQAHWPEHMKSCTQSATATQQEPDPELSTDKSTQPTSSIQPQSTEGSSTPKEKEVDKSKESVTNIPVAVSPTVGSVRAGVQYVQTTVQVRRV from the exons GTCCAGCTGTGGCATTCCCAGAAGGCCTACCACAAGATCATGGAGACAGTCAGCAGTCTA ATCCTGGCTCCACAGAACGACCCGGCCAAAAGCGGAGGTTTCCCAGCCCCCAGCATTCATCCAATGGCCATTCCCCTCAAGACTCCTCAACAAGCCcgagcaaaaagaaaaagaaacccatcatGATCAACAGTAATAATAAAGAACAG TCAGAGCTAAGGCATGGTCCGTTTTACTATATGAAGCAGCCACTCACCACAGACCCTGTTGATGTTGTACCGCAGGATGGCCGAAACGATTTCTACTGCTGGGTTTGTCATCGGGAAGGTCAAGTTCTGTGCTGTGAGCTCTGCCCAAGAGTTTACCATGCTAAGTGTCTGAAACTGACAGCTGAACCTGAGGGCGATTGGTTTTGCCCTGAGTGTGAG AAAATCACAGTTGCAGAATGCATAGAGACACAGAGCAAAGCAATGACAATGCTGACCATTGAACAGCTGTCTTATCTGCTTAAATTTGCACTACAGAAGATGAAGCAGCCTGGG ACAGAGCCATTCCAGAAGCCGGTATCTTTGGAGCAACACCCTGATtatgcagaatatatattttatcctaTGGATCTTAGTACCTTAGAAAAG aatgtaaagaagaaaatgTACGGTTGCACGGAAGCTTTTCTGGCTGAAGCCAAATGGATTTTACACAACTGCATTATTTACAACGGTG GCAATCACAAGCTGACACAAACCGCAAAAGTCATAATCAAGATTTGTGAGCATGAG ATGAATGAAATCGAAGTCTGCCCTGAATGTTATTTAGCTGCTTGCCAAAAAAGAGAGAATTGGTTTTGTGAACCCTGT AGCAATCCACACCCATTGGTCTGGGCGAAATTAAAAGGATTTCCCTTCTGGCCTGCAAAAGCACTTAGAGATAAGGATGGACAGGTTGATGCACGATTCTTTGGTCAACATGACAG AGCCTGGGTACCAATGAATAACTGCTACCTCATGTCCAAAGAGATCcccttttctgtgaaaaaaacaaaaagcatttttaaCAGCGCTATGCAGGAGATGGAGGTCTACGTGGAGAACATCCGCAAGAGGTTTGGAGTTTTCAATTACGCCCCTTTTCGGACACCTTACACCCCTAACAACCAATACCAAATGCTGCTGGACACTGGGAACCCAAGCGCTGGAACGGCAAAGACCGATAAACAGGAGAAAATCAAACTGAACTTTGACATGACCGCTTCTCCGAAAATCCTGATGAGCAAACCCTTGCTGAACAGTAGCAGCGGGCGGCGGATCTCTCTAACGGACATGCCTCGCTCACCGATGAGCACAAACTCTTCTGTTCATACTGGATCCGACGTGGAACAGGAGGCGGAGAAGAAAGTGGCGTCAAGTCTCTTTAGCGCAAGTGAGGAATCCATGGACTTTACAGATAAGAGCACAG cCTCTCCTAAATCAACAAAAACAGGCCATGGGGGTGGTATAACAGACAGCCCCAAACCTTTCTCTCCTCAATCAACACCTGTATCTTCCAAGCAAGAGCGATCAGCAACCACTGGCAGCATCCTCAACCTCAATCTCG accgGAGCAAGGCAGAAATGGATTTACAAGAGCTCAGTGAATCGGTCTTACAGCAATCTACACCCACGCCGCTTGTATCCCCAAAGAGACAGATCCGGAGCAGATTTCAGCTTAATCTTGACAAAACcatagagagctgcaaagctcAATTAG GGATCAACGAAATTTCTGATGATGTCTACACGGCCGTGGAACACAGCGACTCGGAGGAATACGAGAAAACGGACAGCAGTGATAGCGAATATGCGAGCGACGAAGAGCCGAAAACCAAGAACGAACATGGCGAGGACAAggtcaaagctgaaaaagaatcctcctcttcttcttcttctgcatcATCGTTCAAGAAGAAAGCCAAGCCACCTGCCTCTGCTGATACCAAGGATAATACAAAAATCACTTCCACGGCAGCAGAGAAAGCAGCAGACATTCCCTCCAAAGATAAATCTGGTCCGGAAGCACCAAAAGAAGGAATCGAAAAGGCCAAAAGTGCTGCCAAGGAAAAGCTGAAAGGGAAAGATGAGACGGACTCTCCGACGGTCCGTCTTGGTTTGGACTCTGATTCTGAAAGTGAACTGGTAATAGATTTGGGAGAGGATCAGGCCGGGCGAGAAGGCCGCAAACACAAAAAAGAAGCCAAGGAAACACTGGCCAAGCAACAGGAAA GTAAATCCCCGGCTGTGTCAAACACCAGCGGCCAGCCCCAGCCAGAAACTCCCATCCTGACCCGGTCAGCAACTCAGGCAATCCCTGCAGTGGGTGTCACCGTGACAACCAGTGCCCTGGCAACGGTACCTGTAGCAACTGCTTCTACTGGGAGCCCCACCAAAAAGCAAAGGCCGTTGCTTCCTAAGGAAACAGTCCCTACTGTGCAGAGGGTGGTGTGGAATTCTTCCAGTAAATTTCAGACCTCATCCCAGAAATGGCATATGCAGAAAGTACAGAggcaacagcagcaacaacaaccagtagcagcagcagcaacaacagcagcagcaacagcagcaacagcagttCCGCAGTCTCCCACCGGAACCAGATACCAGACCAGACAGGCTGTGAAAG CTGTGCAACAGAAAGACGTAATTCCAGCCACTACAACCTCCACCATAACCCTCGTCACTAATGCCCCCCCACTCGCTGTGGCAGCAACCCCCTCAAACACCCTAAATCCTCCAATCAGCACCGACCTTCCAATTGCCACTGCTTCTGCTGATGTTGCTGCCGATATtgctaaatacaccagtaaa ATGATGGATGCGATAAAAGGGACGATGACTGAAATCTACAATGACTTGTCTAAAAACACTACTGGGAGCACCATAGCAGAG ATCCGAAGATTACGGATTGAAATTGAAAAGCTCCAGTGGCTTCACCAGCAGGAACTCGCTGAAATGAAACACAACCTTG AGCTAACAATGGCCGAGATGAGACAGAGTCTGGAGCAGGAGCGAGACCGGCTAACAGCAGAAGTAAAGAAGCAGATGGAGTTAGAAAAACAGCAAGCCGTGGATGAGACAAAAAAGAAGCAGTGGTGTGCCAACTGTAAAAAGGAAGCCATCTTTTATTGTTGTTGGAATACAAGTTACTGTGACTACCCTTGTCAGCAAGCCCATTGGCCAGAGCACATGAAATCATGCACCCAGTCAG CTACGGCCACACAGCAAGAGCCCGACCCCGAACTCAGCACCGATAAATCCACGCAGCCGACCTCTAGCATCCAACCACAGTCAACTGAAGGCAGCAGCACCCCAAAAGAAAAGGAGGTTGACAAAAGCAAAGAAAGTGTGACT AACATCCCAGTCGCGGTGAGTCCAACTGTGGGTTCTGTGAGAGCAGGAGTGCAGTACGTTCAGACCACAGTACAAGTGAGACGGGTGTAG